The genomic region CGGCGCGTTCGTCTCGCTTGTCGGAACCGCCATCGCCGTCAAAATCGTGTTCGAGACGACATGGCCGGTCGCCATCCTCGTCGGGAGCCTGCTTATCGCCACCGGGCCGACGGTCATCACGCCAATCATGCAGGTGGTTCCGGTGCGGGACCGGGTCGCCGCGGCGCTTGAGACTGAGGGTATCATTAACGATGTGACCGCTGCCATCCTTGCGGTAGCGACGTTCGAGTTCGTCATCGCGAGCCAGTCCTCGCCGGTGGTCGTCATTGAAGCGTTCGTCGCCCGACTGGCTGTCGGCCACGTCGTCGGCATCGCCGTCGGCGGCGGCACCGCACTACTGCTCCAGCGGTGGCACCTGTCGGCGGACAATGCCCTCCAGAACGCCCGGGTCGTGGTCCTGACCGCGGCGCTGCTAGCGTACGCGCTCGGGAGTATGTGGCTCTCTGAGGCTGGTATTGCAGCCGCCGCCGTTTCCGGTATCATACTTGGAAACGCCGATATCCCTCACGAAGAAGCGATCGCTGAATTCAAAGGCGGTATTACGCTGTTTGTGCTCTCGTTCGTGTTCATCGTGCTCGCGGCGCAGCTCTCACTCGGTGACCTGCGTGCGCTTGGTGTCGGCGGGCTCGTCGTCGTCATCGTCGTCGCTGCGCTCGTCCGCCCGCTTGGCGTGTTCCTCTCGACACTGGGTGGCCGACTGACCGTTCGAGAGCGGATGTTCGTTGGCGGGATGGGGCCACGCGGTATCGTCCCGGCCAGCGTCGCCACGCTGTTTGCCATCGAACTGCGTCCCGAGAACCCTGAAGCTGCGACGGTCCTCGTCGGAACTGTCTTTCTCGTTATTTTCGCGACCGTCATGTTTCAAGGCGGGCTGGCCCGTCACTTCGCGCAAGCGCTTGATATCCTTCCCATGCAAACACTCATTGTCGGTGGCGGTCGTGTCGGCCGGGAACTGGCAGTACGGTATGAGTCACGCGGTGAGGAGGTCGTCCTCATCGACAGCCACGAGGACACCGTCGAGCGGACCCGAGCCAACGGCCACCGCGTCGTCCACGGGGACGCGACGAACGCGAACGTCCTCGAAGAAGCAGGGGCGAACCGGGCGTCCGTTGTCGTTGCTGCGACCGCGGACGACGACGTGAACTTGCTCGTGGCACAGCTGGCGACAACCCGATTCGACGTCGACACCGTGGTCGCCAGAGCGAACCAGCCGGACAACGTCGAGGCCTTCGAGGATCTTGACGTCGAGACGATATCCGCCGGCTTCGCCGTCGCCGACGCAATCGACGACGCGGTCGAGCGACCGGCGCTGGCCCACTGGCTGTCGGACTCCGGCCGAACGGGGGACGTACTGGAGGTCGAACTCAGGAACAAGTCGCTGATCGACCGGACGATAGAGGAGACCGCTGACAAACTCCCGGACGGCTGTCTGGTCGCAATGGTGAGCCGCAACGGAACGGATAGAGTCCCCGACAGCGATTTCCGACTCGCGAGTGGCGATCACTTGACGCTCGTTTGCGAGACCAACGAGGCGATGCAGGACGCCAGAAGACTATTTCAGGGCGGCTAGCCGGACGGCGCGTACCGCTCAGCGCAGTTCGTCGAGCGAGACGGTCGCCGACCGGTCCGCAGTGACCCACTCGGTCACGGACTGCTGGCGATCCGAGGGGAAGATCGTCAGCTCTGAGGGGTTCTCAGGGTCGTCGTACAGGTAGTCCAGTTCGAACTCCGGCGTTTCGTTCAGATCAGTGTCCGACAGGGGTGACGTGGTAGCACTCATTATTCAGGTAGCGTGGGTAGCACTGCAGTTTGTACACAGTTCGTCGGGAGCACGGCCGCTGGCAGCGGGCACACTGGTCCCACACCGCCGACACGTCCGTTGTGACCGAATGTACTCGGTATGAGACCGAATGTGTGCGATGTCACGTTCTCCGCGCATATCTGCTATAGATGGGCAGTTACTAAAAATACTTTTGGAAACTCATCCAGATATACCTAATACAAGTAAATGTAATTGTATCTGTTGGGGGTATTCGGCGCGTTCGGGCAGAATATTGAGTCCCAATC from Haloarcula sp. H-GB4 harbors:
- a CDS encoding cation:proton antiporter yields the protein MSGAESLIGAVVLVVSLGVAAQLVGDWLQIPSVAFLLVAGVLVGPQAFGLVDPAIFGQAGLQAIVGLSVGIIVFEGAFHLTIERVREASRESLGLVTIGAFVSLVGTAIAVKIVFETTWPVAILVGSLLIATGPTVITPIMQVVPVRDRVAAALETEGIINDVTAAILAVATFEFVIASQSSPVVVIEAFVARLAVGHVVGIAVGGGTALLLQRWHLSADNALQNARVVVLTAALLAYALGSMWLSEAGIAAAAVSGIILGNADIPHEEAIAEFKGGITLFVLSFVFIVLAAQLSLGDLRALGVGGLVVVIVVAALVRPLGVFLSTLGGRLTVRERMFVGGMGPRGIVPASVATLFAIELRPENPEAATVLVGTVFLVIFATVMFQGGLARHFAQALDILPMQTLIVGGGRVGRELAVRYESRGEEVVLIDSHEDTVERTRANGHRVVHGDATNANVLEEAGANRASVVVAATADDDVNLLVAQLATTRFDVDTVVARANQPDNVEAFEDLDVETISAGFAVADAIDDAVERPALAHWLSDSGRTGDVLEVELRNKSLIDRTIEETADKLPDGCLVAMVSRNGTDRVPDSDFRLASGDHLTLVCETNEAMQDARRLFQGG